Within the Bacillus pumilus genome, the region AGGCACTGAAGAGAATCCACTAGTTCATGAAGTGAAAATCATTGATTTATACAAAGAAGAATTTGATCCTGTGCTGGTTTTTAATCAAGAGAAAAAAAGACGTGACATGCATAAGGACCCTGACATTCGGGTGTATCAGGAGAAGATCAAATGGGCGGACAAAATCGTGTTCGTATATCCTATTTGGTGGGGAAGACCTCCAGCCATGCTGCTTGGTTTTATTGATCGCATGTTTGCTGCGAATTTTGCTTATCGTCAAACAGGCGGGCTGCTTCCCGAAGGACTGTTAAAAGGAAAAAGTGCTGTTTGTGTATCGACGATGCAAGGGCCAACCAACTATCCTTTGTTCTTTTTGCAAAATGCACACAAGATGTTAATGAAACGAGCCCTCTTACAATATGTCGGAATCAAACCTGTGAAGTTCTTTGAGTTCGGCATGATGGAAAGCCCAAAAGGAAAACATGACGTCAAATTAAAACGAATCTACAGCTATTTTAGAAATATCAGCAAATAAACCAATTAGTGAGTCACTTTTCTTCTAATTTGATCCTTTTATGTTCTAAAATGACAGTGAGGGTGGGAGAACTCTTCCTCGTCATTTGAAAAGGGGGATATGGATGAAGAAAACATTGTTTAAAGATGCGGCGATTTTAACACTTGATCCAACTGTAGGTTTTTTAGAAAAAGGAGATTTATTAATTGAAGGGACACACATTTTAGAGGTCGGATCTTTCATTGAAGCAAATGAGGCTGACATTGTCGATGCGTCCGATATGGTGATCATGCCGGGGCTTGTGGATACACATCGCCATGTGTGGCAGTCAGTCATCAGAGGCATAGGCACAGATTGGTCTTTGCAGACATATTTGAGCAAAATCTATTATGGGAACTATGGTGCGATGAGACGCCCCTCTGATGATCGGATCGCGAATTATTTAGGGGCATTAGAGGCTTTAGATGCAGGAGTGACCACGTTTTTAGACTGGACGATGATCAATTCACTGGATCATACAGAAGAGCTCATCGGAGGATTAAAGGATGCTGGCATTCGAGCTGTTTTTGCTTTCGGTACCTCTGGAGATGCTGAGTATTGGGATAGGGAGAGCACGCTCACCAATATGGAGGATGCAGCACGCGTGAAAAAAGCACATTTTCAATCATCAGATCAGCTTTTGACAATGGGGCTTGCGATTCGTGGGCCAGAATTTTCTTCATGGGAAACTTCAGTATTTGAAATCGAAACAGCCCGGTCTCTAGATGCTCTATGCAGTATGCATATTGGTTTTGGGAACTGGGGTGCGGAGGATCGTTCGATTGAGCGGCTTCACAAAGCAGGGTTACTTGGGCCTGACCTTAACATGGTGCATATCAATGCAATCGATGCAGATCAAATGAAGATGCTGGCAGACAGCGGAAGCTCCATATCCATTACACCTGAAATTGAAATGATGATGGGTCACGGTTATCCAGTGACAGGACTTGCGATTGAACAAGGTGTTCTTCCAACGCTTGGTGTAGACGTGGTCACGGCGACAGGCGGAGATTTATTTGCTCAAATGAAGTTCGGGCTTCAGGCAGAGCGCGCGCTCCAAAATCAATCATTGCTCATGGAGGGAATCATGCCGGGGCCTGACCTTGGAATTTCTGCTCAACAAATGCTTGAAGCTGCGACGATCAATGGGGCTCGTGCATTACAGCTTGATCATAAAATTGGCTCGCTCACACCTGGAAAAGAAGCTGATTTCATCCTAATCGACCGGACAAGCATGAATCTTCTGCCGATGACAGATCCGGCTGGAGCGGTTGTCCAAACGGCACACCCTTCAAATGTTGACTCTGTTTATGTGGCTGGAAAAGCAGTAAAACGAAACGGAAAGCTTGTCGATGTGAATCTAGAAGAGGTCAAACGGAAAGCTTATGCGGCAAGAGATCATATTCTATCGCACAAGTTTGAATCAACGCCATCATAAACAAACAATCCCCATAGGTAGCTGCCTATGGGGATGAGATTACAAGGATTCTTTAATGACCTTTTTATAATATTGGACAGAAAGGAAGCCGAAGATAGAATATAACACTGTATAAATCGACATGACGATGAGCATTGGTGTCCACAGTTCACCGCCGAATAAAAACCAGCCTGACTGTACTGCAAAGTAGCTGTGAAGCAACCCGACAATGAGTGGAATCCCAAAGTTAAATAGCTGTTTGAGCCGAATACCTTTTAATAGATCCTTCTCAGTAAAACCAAGCTTACGCAAGATCGTGTAAGAGCTTTGTTCTTCTTCACTTTCATTCATCTGCTTGAAGTATAAAATACAGCCTGATGTGACAAGGAAGCTGAGACCTAAAAATCCGACGACAAACATCATCAGTCCTATTGTTTGCTTTTGCTGCTGAGCTGAAGCCAATTGAGACATGCTTTTGTCACCTAGTTTTAAAGAGGTAAACACATCATTCGCTTGTTCAAGGTTTTGATCATCTTTTATATTGACTGCGTGATATTGATTATGCTCAACCTGAAGTTTAGGATCTTTCTGCTGGTCAAGCTGTTCAAAGACACTTTCACTGACGACAGCAACAGGTAGACCACCAAACGTGAAGTTGTAAGAGATGAGATAATCTTTCTTCATATCAATGACCTTTAAGTCAAGGGGTTTCTTGATAAGTAGTTTCACATCACCTGAGTTTTGAATCGGCATGAATTTCTTCAATAAATCACTGTAGCCGCTTAAGATGACTTCGTTGCTTTTTACATGAATATTTGGTGCGTTTTTCTCACTGATCACAGGTAGAGTTAAGACACCTGGGTCATTATTCATATTTTTTATCTCTGAATCCATGATCTTCTTTGCGTCAAACTTCGCTTGAATGACTTTGAATTGTTTTGTTTCATACGCAATATGTTTGTCAGAAAGTGCACGAGTGAAGGTATTGACTTCTTTCTCTGATCCCATAACGAAATGTGATGGGATCTGTTGTTCAGCGGTTTTTTCTGCTGAGTAATAAGAAATGTAGCTTAAAGATAACAACCCGATAGCCAGTGCAGATACCGTTGTAATAATCGTTAAAAGCAGTGCGTTTGATTTTAACCGGAACATAATAGATGACAGAGACAGGACTTCATGAATGGCGAGATAGCCATTTTTTCTTTTACGTACGATATTGGCAATGAAGGAAACAGAGCCTTTATAGAAAAGAAAGGTACCGATAATGACAGAGCCAAGAATATAAATCATCGCTAAAAGTAATGCAAGCATGGACGTATATGAGCCGGTAAAAAGCTTAGAGGAAATATAATAGCCTGAACTAATCAAGACAATACCGAAAACCCCAATGATGATCTCAAACACAGAGATTTTTTTCACACGCTGCTCTGTGGATGACGTGGATCTAAACAAAGATAAAATCGTCTGTCTATTAATAAACCATCGATTTCTTAACATGATTAATCCATAGATGATGAAAAAGACGATCAGTGTCTGCAAAAGGGCCATGCCTGAAAAATGCAGGTTGGCGATGGCGTTCACGCCGGTTACTTTAAATAGCACCATCAGCATGAGTTTTGAACCGATAAAACCAGCTATGATACCAACAGCCATTGAGAACACGTATAGGATAAAGTTTTCTGCATTGAGCAGTTTGGCAATTTTTTGTTTCGTCATGCCAATGAGCTGGAGGAGACCTATTTCTCTCCCTCTTCGTTTAATAAAAATGCTGTTCGCATATAACAAGAAGATCCCAACAATGGCAATGAGTAGTACTGAAGCGGCTTTGATCGACGCACCGCCCTTAATGGACCCCTTTACATCATCAAGTGCTGGTGAGTACTGCAAGGTGACAAAAGAAAAGTAGAGCGCCACACTAAACACGAGAGCAAACACATACAAATAGTAATTCTTCAAATTTTTCTTCAAGTTACGAAGAATGAGCTGATTAATGTTCATGCTTCACACCACCTAAAACACCTTGCGTTTTCATAATATCCTCGAAAAACATCTTTCTTTCTAAAGCACCTTTATTCAGCTGAGTATAGATTTGGCCGTCCTTGATAAAAATGACACGTCTTGAATAGCTGGCTGCGACAGGGTCATGTGTCACCATGACAATGGTCGCTTTTCGTTTGCGATTGAAATCTTGTAGCTTATTGAGTAAATCAGAGGCAGATTTGGAATCAAGCGCTCCGGTAGGTTCATCCGCGAAAATAAGACTCGGTTCATGAATGAAGGCACGAACCGCTGATGTCCGTTGTTTTTGTCCACCAGAGAGCTCATTCGGATATTTGTCTCTTAGTTCATAAATGCCCATGTCCTCCGCAAGCTGTTGAAAACGTTCGAAAGCTTCTTTCTTTGGCGTTTTGGAGATGGACAATGGCAAGAGGATGTTCTCTTTGACCGTGAGTGTATCAAGTAAGTTATAATCCTGAAAAACAAAGCCAAGCTGCTTTTTTCTGAATTCTGCAAGCTGCTGATCCTTCATTTGTGTCATCTCAGCATCTGCGATACGAATGGATCCGCTAGACACATGATCAATAGAGGACAATACGTTCAGAAGGGTTGTTTTCCCTGAGCCTGATGGACCCATGATGCTGACGAATTCTCCAGCTTCAATCGTCAAGTCAATGCCACTCAGCACCTCTTGTTTGTTGAATTTATTGCCGTAGCTTTTATATATTTTGCGAGCTTCTAAAATGTTCATTTGTTGATCCCCTTTTCTATTTAATTGATATCTCTAGTATAAAAAGAAGCCCGCCGCACTTCCTTCGATTTGGCGAACAAAACAGACGAGCATGTGACATTGTTGTCACATGCTCGCAATATGCACAAAATCATTCTTTTTCGGAAAGATGAAGGTGAAGGTTGTGCCTTGATCTATCGTGGAGTTGACCTCGATCTTGATATGAAGAGCGTCTGCTCCTTTTTTCGTTAAATAAAGCCCCATTCCTGTTGAGGCGGTGTCATTGTGGTGTCTCGTTGAGGTAAAGCCTTTTTCAAAAATACGAGACAGATCTCTTGGGTCTATTCCTCTGCCTTGATCTGTGATCGTCAGCATCACTTGGTCATTGATGTGCTTGCTTTCAATGGCAATATCAGACGAATGACTATACTTGACTGCATTTGTGAGCACCTGTCTGATTATAAAGGATAACCATTTTGCATCACTTAATACGTGACGTTCTTCTAGCGTGAGTTCAAACCCGATTCCTTTTTGCATGCACCATGATTGGAGCGCTTTGATTTCCTTTGCTAGGATACTTTGCAGGTCCAGCTGTTCAATAAATAAATCATTTTCGATATGACGTATTCTGCTTCGGTGCAACTGGGCGTCGAGTAATAAATGGATTCTGAGCCATTCGTATGTCATATTCGATTTCAGTGGCTGCTCTGTTAAGCGGTCAATCATCAAGTGCATCGCTGTGAGAGGTGTTTTCACTTCATGTATCCATGAGAGCAATTCATCCTTCTCTTCTTCAAGGGCGATTTGTTGTTCTGCCGCCATCTTCCGGTAGCGGTCAATTTGCTCAGACGTCGCATCATGTACAAGCTGTTCAAATGGGGAAGATGGCGTGAGCCGCATTTGATGATCAATATGATCATCCCATTCTTTCAGACGCTCATAATACGCCGTTTCTTTACGGTATCGGAAAAAGAGAAAGACGATCATGAAAAACGTAGATAATAACACAATATAAAAAAGAGACGCCATTGGAATGGTCGTATCCAAAAAAGCAACAAACAGAATGAGGAGCTGCAAACTAAGAAAGAACAGAATCCAGCTTCTTCGTTCCTTTAAAAATGCTTGCAGCATCATTGATCATCCTTTTCTTTTGCAAGGTAGCCTTGGCCCACTTTTGTCTCAATGTAGGTGCCAAGAGAGATCTCATCTAGTTTTTTTCTAAGGCGATTGACGTTCACAGTAAGTGTATTGTCACTGACAAATCGTTCATCCTCCCACAGTGCTTGAATGAGCGATTCCCGGCTGACAATATGATTTTTATGTTGAATCAATTCCTTAAGAATAAACAGTTCATTTTTCGTTAATTCCACTTCACCGTGATCATTTGTAACGGTGTTTTTTTCTAGATCAATTGTAGCGCCGCACCATACCTTTAAGCTGGCAGGTTCTGCATTATAATCATGTACTCTGCGAAGAACGGCACTGACTTTGGCAATGAGCACGTCAAAGTGAAACGGCTTTTGTACAAAATCATCGGCGCCGAGCTGCATTGACATGACCATATCAGCAGGATGGTCACGAGAGGAGAGGAAGATGATCGGTACATTTGAATGATGCCGAATCATTCGGCACCAGTGAAAACCATCGTATTTTGGAAGCTGTATATCAATAATGACGAGATCAGGCTGAACAGAAGTGAATTCCTGCATCACCTGTTGAAAATCGTGAATCCCATAAACATCATAGGACCAGTTCACGAGACGTTCTTTGATTTCTTGGAAGAGGGTTGTATCGTCCTCAATCAGTAGAATTTTAAACAAAACCAGCACCACACTTTTTGTATTCGCTTGTATGTAATTGTAGCGGAAAAAAGGCGCTGCCGCTAGAAGCAGACAAGAAAAAAGCAAGGGAAGGGCTCCCTTGCTTTAGTTTATTTACCTAAAAAGTGCTTTTTAAAGAATGATAGTTGATATTCGAGTGTGAGTGGATCATTAAAATAGAATTCTTCTGCATTTGCCACATACACACGATGTTTTTTCACAGCTGGGATGGACTTGTAAATTTCACTGTTTTGATAGGAATTGTCCATTTCGCTGTTTTTACTAATGATCATATAGTCTCCAGCAAATTCAGGAATGACCTCCTGTGAAACGGCATAGTAGCCAGCTTTTAATGCCTTTTCTTTTACTTTTTCAGGCATTTTTAGTTTCATTGCTTGGTAAAGAATTTCTGTGCCACGGCCCCATGCATCACCAAACACGTAAAGATCTTTTGTGCCGCTTTCAAAGACTGAAACCGTTGCATCTTTACCGATTTTGGCTTTAATTTCTTTTCCAGCTTCAGCAGCGCGTTCTTTAAAATCTTTTACCCATGCTTTGGCTTCTTTTTCTTTGTTTAATACTTTTCCAATTTCAATATGTTGCTGAAGGTAATCGACTTTGTTATACGTAAACAAGACAGTTGGTGCGATTTTTTTCAGTTTTTCTACATTTTTTGTATTGCTTAAGCCAATGATGACATCAGGCTTTAACTTCATGATTTTTTCGACATTGGCATCCGATACTTCTTCCACATTTTTTAGTTCCTTCTGGAAGCGAGGGTTCTTTTTTGACCAAGAGTCGACGCCGACCAGCTTCACACCAAGTGACATGACATTACCAGTGTAAGAGCCAAGTACAACGACACGTTTTGGATGGGCTGGCAGCTTCACAGGGCCATTTTCAGATTCATATGTAATCTTGTCTGATGATGTGGATTGATTTCCTTTATTTGAGGAAGAGCTGCTGCTATTGCCACATGCGCTCAATGCAAGTACAAAGATGAGCATCAGAGGGAACAATATTTTCTTCATGAATGTAGACTCCTTTGAAATCGGCACATTCGCCGGTATTTGATTGTATGAGTGATAATGATAATTATTATCACTTGAATATCATATCATAGAAGTGTAGTCTATTGTCAATTACATTTTGATCGTTGGTGATAAAAAATAGGAGGGGAAATTTTTAATAGAAAAAAAGATCAAGGCAGCATGTGTCCTGATCTTTTTTCTTATTTAAACCAGCCTTTTTCTTTTGAACGTGTAATGGCTTCAATGCGGTTTTTCACTTCTAGCTTATCTAAAATAATCGAAATGTAGTTTCGAACAGTGCCGCTTTTAATGCTGAGTTCTTTCGCAATTTCTTTTGTGTTTTTGCCGTCTGCGACGAGCTCAAGGACTGATTTCTCTCGTTCTGTTAAAGGATTTTCGTCACTATATAAGTCTTCCATTAATTCAGGGGCGTACACCTTTTTCCCTTTCATCACACTGCGAATGGCACTTGCCAGATCTTCACTTGGACTATCTTTCAGCATATAGCCGCTGACGCCAGCTTTAAGCGCCCTTTGGAAATAGCCAGAGCGGGCAAAGGTCGTTAAAATGATGATTTTTACATCAGTTCCTTTGAGCTCTTCCGCTGCATCAAGTCCCGTTTTTCCTGGCATTTCAATATCCATTAAGCAAATATCAACAGGGTGTTTTTCGGCAAAATCAATGGCGTCCTGACCGTTCGTACCTTTTCCAACAACCGTCATATCGTCTTCTAAATCAAGAAGTGAACCGAGTGCACCGAGCAGCATTTGCTGATCTTCTGCGATAAAGATGTTGATCATTTCATCCCCTCCTTGTCTTTTGCTGCTGAATCATTTGGAATGCTCATGATTAGCTTTGTCCCGTCCTTTGTCTCAATACGCAGGCGTCCATTTGCAAATTCCAATCTTTCTCTAATGCCTAAAAGACCGTGACCCTTCGTTTGAGAGGGGGGATAATCGCCTTTAAATGTTCCATCATCCTCGACAGTGATAATAGCTTCCTTTGATTTTTGATGAATCGTGATTTTGCAGATGGTCGCATCACTATGTTTGACGACATTTGTCACAGCCTCTTTGATGCACATGCTGACAATGTTTTCGTTAAGAAGAGAGATGTGTTTTGGCGCTTCCTTTTCATCATAGATCAATTCAATTCCGGCCGCTTCGAGAATTTGCTCAATGTTCGACATTTCATCCTTGATGCGTATGCCCTTCATAGAGGAAACAATCTTCCGCACTTCATTGAGAGATGTTCTGGCGGTCTGCTGGACGCTTTTCAGCTCAGCACGAGCCTGCTCAGGATCTTTATAGACGAGTTTGCGGGCAAGATCACTTTTTAAACCGATAAGAGAAAGCTTTTGTCCAAGGGTGTCATGCAGATCACGTGCGATGCGCTGCCTTTCTTCAAGCTTTACAAGATCGGCGATCCGTTCATTGGCATTTTCTAATTTCTCTTCAAGGCGTTCACGTTCTTTTCGGCTTCGAATGCTGAGAGGAAGGAGAATGGCACTAATAAGTGTGATCACAACAAAAGGAATTTGTGTGAGAAACCAGCCCTTTTTTAAAATCAAGCTAAAGTTCACGGCTACGGCGGCGCTCCCTAGATGAATATAGTATAAAATATAAAAAGGGACTTTTCTTTTAATGTGCCCATTGAAATAGGCGATGCAAAAAGCGAAATAAATGTAGCTGTAGAGCATCACATAGCCAGTCGAAATCGCAATCAATAAAAGACCGAAGACATATAAAGACCAGCCTTTTGCGACAAAGGCAAAACGATACACTCCGAAAAAAACCACGTTTAAAATAATGCCAATGACAATACCTAAAGTCGTAGGCGTCTTTAAGATAAAATAGAAGGGCAGGATGAAAAAAATGGCCCATATATAGGGAGAAATCCCATGCAATTTTTGAATTTTAAACTGTTTTTTCATCCGTGTGCCACCTTTTCCGTTTTCGTTCTTTTTCCTTACTTTATCAAATTCAACTTATGGTTGCATCCTGTAAATGACAACAAGCTCCTTCTAGTGAAAGAAAGAGCTTGCACCAATTATGCATTTTTCTTTAGAATGTCTCCTTTAATGACAGGTGCGGGCATCTTCTTAGATTGCCGTGCTTCTTTAAAGGTAACGAATGCTTTCGTGTCTTCATCCCAAAGTCTAAATTTCATTGATTCAATACTTGTTTTTAAAGTGATGGTTGGTACATTTTGAAGTGGCTCACTATGATCATGTGCATGCTCTAAGTGATAATTCGGCACCCTCGGACTTAAATGATGGACATGGTGATAACCGATATTGCCTGTTAACCATTGAAGAAGCTTCGGTAATTTGTAAAAAGAACTGCCTTCTACAGCTGCCTGCACATAATTCCAATGCTCATCTGCTTCAAAGTAAGAATCCTCAAACGTATGCTGTACATAAAATAGCCATACACCGATTGATCCTGAGATCAAGAAGATGGGACCTTGGACAAGCAGGAACTCCTGCCAGCCAAAAATAAGACACGTTGCAGCTGCTAGTGCAATGATGCTCACGTTTGTGAAATACGTGTTCCAGCGCTCTTTTTTACGAGCATTTTTGACGTTGAAACGGTTTTTTAAGAGAAAGACAAAGATCGGTCCTAAAATAAACATCACAAAAGGATTACGATAAAATCTGTAGCGGAATTTCGTCCAAGCTGATGCTTCTTGATATTCTTTGACTGTCAAAAGCCAAATGTCGCCAGTACCTCGTTTGTCTAAATTACTGCTTGTGGCATGGTGAATTGAATGATCTCTTTGCCATTGAAGATAAGGGAAAAGGGTGAGTACGCCCGTTACAAATCCGAACAGGTGATTCAGCGGCTTCTGTTTAAAAAAGGATTGATGGCAGCAGTCGTGAAAAATAATAAAGACACGTACTAAAAAACCAGCTGCAATAACCGCAAAGAAGAGGGTTAAAAGATAGGAGATGTTCAGGCTATAATAGGCAAGAAACCAAAGCCCTAAAAATGGAATGAATGTATTAAAGAGTTGAATGATACTTTTTTTTGAATTAGCACCAGAGAATTGGCCAACTTGTTTTCTTAAAGTGGCTTGCTGCTGTGTGTTTGTTGAAGTCGTCATGAACGTTCAAGTCCTTTCCGTTTCTTTCTACTTCAAAGTATAGAAGGAAAGGTGTCATGCTCATAGTAGCACCCATCATGTATTCAATATGACATTTGTCATGTTGGACGCAGAAAAGGCTGATGCTTCAAGCGGTGTAAGCTTATTTAATTTAAATAAAAAAGTAAAGGCGCTTAGCCTTCACTTTTTATGAACGTGCTTCATGAACTTTTAACTGCTTGCCTTTAATGGTTGTGTGGCGCATGGCGTTCAGCACAAGAGGGCCTTTGCCGTTAAGAATATCGACGTATGTTTTCGTATCTTGGATGGTAATAATTCCAATGTCATCAAAGGCAACGCCGTCTATTTTGGCAATGGTCCCAACGAAATCAACAGCCCGCAGCTTCTTTTTCTTCCCGCCGTTAAAATAAAGCTTCATTATATCTTTTTCAACGCCTGCCTGTTTATTTTCCTTTTGAATCGGCGTTTCAATCTTTGCTTCAAAGCGTTCGACATGCTGCTCTGCGTCTTCCTTTGTTGGGTATGGCTGCGTCTTGAAATCAATACCTGCTTCCTCTTTTAATTCATCAATCAGAGGCTTTGCATTTCTTGTCATAAATGCAATGGTTTTTCCGCTTTTTCCCGCTCTGCCTGTTCTTCCTGTTCTGTGAATATAGCGCTCTTTTTCATAGGGGAGATCATAATGAATCACATGTGTCATATCACTGACATCAATACCCCGGGCTGCTATATCGGTTGCAATCAAATAACGGAACTCACCGTTTTTGAATTCATCCATGACAGCGAAGCGGTCTTCCTGTCTCATGCCTCCATGAATTTTGTCACAGGGCACATCCCACTCATCAAGCTTCATTGTGAGTTCGTTCACTCGGTCCTGTGTATTACAGAAAATAATGCAGCTATCTGGATTTTCAATCACGATCGTACGCTGAAGAAGAGAGAATTTCGCTTCTTCCTCCGTTTCAATCACGGTGTGGGTGATTTGTGGCACAGACGTTTCTTCCCGTGCAATTTCAATCACTTTTGGTGATTGTAGAAACTGTTCACTTAATTTCTTCATCTCATCAGACATGGTCGCTGAAAACAGCATTGACATGCGCTTTGGCGGCAGATACTGAATAATAGAAGAGACTTGATCAATAAATCCCATGTTCAGCATTTCATCCGCTTCATCTAACACGAAAAATTTAAGGTTTTCTAAGGAAAGAGTACCTTTCTCAAGGTGATCCAAGACTCGTCCAGGTGTTCCGCATACAATGTGGTTTTTTTGTGCAAGCTCTATTTTTTGGGCTTGAAAAGGGGCTTTTCCAAAAATGGCTGCGGCTTTGATTCGTTTCAATCGTCCAAGGCTTGTAAGGTCCTGTTTGACCTGCATGGCGAGTTCTCGCGTTGGAACGAGGATGAGGGCTTGAGGTTTATTTTCAGCCCAATCAACCATTTCACAAATCGGCAGGCCATAGGCTGCCGTCTTGCCACTACCAGTCTGAGATTTGACGATTAGATCCTGCTTTGAAAAAGCAACGGATAATGTCTCATGCTGAACAGGTGTAGGTGTATGGAAGTGAAGTGCTTTTAGCGCTTGTTTTAAATCATCACTTAATGGATATTGATCAAATTGTTGTAATGTCATCGAGTTCTCCTTTTCGTACATTCATACTTGTGACATCATACCATAATCATGACCGTGAATGAAAAGACATGAAAAAAAG harbors:
- a CDS encoding NAD(P)H-dependent oxidoreductase, with the translated sequence MNVLIIYTHPHHNSLNGAFLKEIMKGTEENPLVHEVKIIDLYKEEFDPVLVFNQEKKRRDMHKDPDIRVYQEKIKWADKIVFVYPIWWGRPPAMLLGFIDRMFAANFAYRQTGGLLPEGLLKGKSAVCVSTMQGPTNYPLFFLQNAHKMLMKRALLQYVGIKPVKFFEFGMMESPKGKHDVKLKRIYSYFRNISK
- a CDS encoding amidohydrolase family protein, whose translation is MKKTLFKDAAILTLDPTVGFLEKGDLLIEGTHILEVGSFIEANEADIVDASDMVIMPGLVDTHRHVWQSVIRGIGTDWSLQTYLSKIYYGNYGAMRRPSDDRIANYLGALEALDAGVTTFLDWTMINSLDHTEELIGGLKDAGIRAVFAFGTSGDAEYWDRESTLTNMEDAARVKKAHFQSSDQLLTMGLAIRGPEFSSWETSVFEIETARSLDALCSMHIGFGNWGAEDRSIERLHKAGLLGPDLNMVHINAIDADQMKMLADSGSSISITPEIEMMMGHGYPVTGLAIEQGVLPTLGVDVVTATGGDLFAQMKFGLQAERALQNQSLLMEGIMPGPDLGISAQQMLEAATINGARALQLDHKIGSLTPGKEADFILIDRTSMNLLPMTDPAGAVVQTAHPSNVDSVYVAGKAVKRNGKLVDVNLEEVKRKAYAARDHILSHKFESTPS
- a CDS encoding ABC transporter permease, coding for MNINQLILRNLKKNLKNYYLYVFALVFSVALYFSFVTLQYSPALDDVKGSIKGGASIKAASVLLIAIVGIFLLYANSIFIKRRGREIGLLQLIGMTKQKIAKLLNAENFILYVFSMAVGIIAGFIGSKLMLMVLFKVTGVNAIANLHFSGMALLQTLIVFFIIYGLIMLRNRWFINRQTILSLFRSTSSTEQRVKKISVFEIIIGVFGIVLISSGYYISSKLFTGSYTSMLALLLAMIYILGSVIIGTFLFYKGSVSFIANIVRKRKNGYLAIHEVLSLSSIMFRLKSNALLLTIITTVSALAIGLLSLSYISYYSAEKTAEQQIPSHFVMGSEKEVNTFTRALSDKHIAYETKQFKVIQAKFDAKKIMDSEIKNMNNDPGVLTLPVISEKNAPNIHVKSNEVILSGYSDLLKKFMPIQNSGDVKLLIKKPLDLKVIDMKKDYLISYNFTFGGLPVAVVSESVFEQLDQQKDPKLQVEHNQYHAVNIKDDQNLEQANDVFTSLKLGDKSMSQLASAQQQKQTIGLMMFVVGFLGLSFLVTSGCILYFKQMNESEEEQSSYTILRKLGFTEKDLLKGIRLKQLFNFGIPLIVGLLHSYFAVQSGWFLFGGELWTPMLIVMSIYTVLYSIFGFLSVQYYKKVIKESL
- a CDS encoding ABC transporter ATP-binding protein, translating into MNILEARKIYKSYGNKFNKQEVLSGIDLTIEAGEFVSIMGPSGSGKTTLLNVLSSIDHVSSGSIRIADAEMTQMKDQQLAEFRKKQLGFVFQDYNLLDTLTVKENILLPLSISKTPKKEAFERFQQLAEDMGIYELRDKYPNELSGGQKQRTSAVRAFIHEPSLIFADEPTGALDSKSASDLLNKLQDFNRKRKATIVMVTHDPVAASYSRRVIFIKDGQIYTQLNKGALERKMFFEDIMKTQGVLGGVKHEH
- a CDS encoding sensor histidine kinase produces the protein MLQAFLKERRSWILFFLSLQLLILFVAFLDTTIPMASLFYIVLLSTFFMIVFLFFRYRKETAYYERLKEWDDHIDHQMRLTPSSPFEQLVHDATSEQIDRYRKMAAEQQIALEEEKDELLSWIHEVKTPLTAMHLMIDRLTEQPLKSNMTYEWLRIHLLLDAQLHRSRIRHIENDLFIEQLDLQSILAKEIKALQSWCMQKGIGFELTLEERHVLSDAKWLSFIIRQVLTNAVKYSHSSDIAIESKHINDQVMLTITDQGRGIDPRDLSRIFEKGFTSTRHHNDTASTGMGLYLTKKGADALHIKIEVNSTIDQGTTFTFIFPKKNDFVHIASM
- a CDS encoding response regulator transcription factor produces the protein MFKILLIEDDTTLFQEIKERLVNWSYDVYGIHDFQQVMQEFTSVQPDLVIIDIQLPKYDGFHWCRMIRHHSNVPIIFLSSRDHPADMVMSMQLGADDFVQKPFHFDVLIAKVSAVLRRVHDYNAEPASLKVWCGATIDLEKNTVTNDHGEVELTKNELFILKELIQHKNHIVSRESLIQALWEDERFVSDNTLTVNVNRLRKKLDEISLGTYIETKVGQGYLAKEKDDQ
- a CDS encoding iron-hydroxamate ABC transporter substrate-binding protein, producing MKKILFPLMLIFVLALSACGNSSSSSSNKGNQSTSSDKITYESENGPVKLPAHPKRVVVLGSYTGNVMSLGVKLVGVDSWSKKNPRFQKELKNVEEVSDANVEKIMKLKPDVIIGLSNTKNVEKLKKIAPTVLFTYNKVDYLQQHIEIGKVLNKEKEAKAWVKDFKERAAEAGKEIKAKIGKDATVSVFESGTKDLYVFGDAWGRGTEILYQAMKLKMPEKVKEKALKAGYYAVSQEVIPEFAGDYMIISKNSEMDNSYQNSEIYKSIPAVKKHRVYVANAEEFYFNDPLTLEYQLSFFKKHFLGK
- a CDS encoding response regulator transcription factor, producing the protein MINIFIAEDQQMLLGALGSLLDLEDDMTVVGKGTNGQDAIDFAEKHPVDICLMDIEMPGKTGLDAAEELKGTDVKIIILTTFARSGYFQRALKAGVSGYMLKDSPSEDLASAIRSVMKGKKVYAPELMEDLYSDENPLTEREKSVLELVADGKNTKEIAKELSIKSGTVRNYISIILDKLEVKNRIEAITRSKEKGWFK
- a CDS encoding sensor histidine kinase, whose translation is MKKQFKIQKLHGISPYIWAIFFILPFYFILKTPTTLGIVIGIILNVVFFGVYRFAFVAKGWSLYVFGLLLIAISTGYVMLYSYIYFAFCIAYFNGHIKRKVPFYILYYIHLGSAAVAVNFSLILKKGWFLTQIPFVVITLISAILLPLSIRSRKERERLEEKLENANERIADLVKLEERQRIARDLHDTLGQKLSLIGLKSDLARKLVYKDPEQARAELKSVQQTARTSLNEVRKIVSSMKGIRIKDEMSNIEQILEAAGIELIYDEKEAPKHISLLNENIVSMCIKEAVTNVVKHSDATICKITIHQKSKEAIITVEDDGTFKGDYPPSQTKGHGLLGIRERLEFANGRLRIETKDGTKLIMSIPNDSAAKDKEGMK